Proteins from a genomic interval of Dunckerocampus dactyliophorus isolate RoL2022-P2 chromosome 5, RoL_Ddac_1.1, whole genome shotgun sequence:
- the dnm1l gene encoding dynamin-1-like protein isoform X1 — MEALIPVINKLQDVFNMVGADIIHLPQIVVVGTQSSGKSSVLESLVGRDVLPRGTGIVTRRPLILQLVHIDPEDRRKSSEENGVDGEEWGKFLHTKNKIYTNFQEIRQEIEAETERISGTNKGISDEPIHLKVFSPHVVNLTLVDLPGITKVPVGDQPKDIEVLIRELIVKYISNPNSIILAVTAANTDMATSEALKVAREVDPDGRRTLAVVTKLDLMDAGTDAMDILMGRVIPVKLGIIGVVNSCVLMTFHRSQLDINQKKSVADAIRDEYAFLQKKYPSLANRSGTKYLARTLNRLLMHHIRDCLPELKTRINVLAAQYQSLLNSYGEPVEDKSATLLQLITKFAAEYCKTIEGTAKNIETAELCGGARICYIFHETFGRTLESVDPLGGLTTIDVLTAIRNATGPRPALFVPEVSFELLVKRQVKRLEEPSLRCVELVHEEMQRIIQHCSIYSTQELLRFPKLHDAIVEVVTSLLRKRLPVTNEMVHNLVAIELAYINTKHPDFADACGLMNHNIEEQRRNRMRDLPSAVPRDKAAAGGAQGSSSSEQTEGGTGNWRGMLKRGEDGAGDRVVPQTPLLSSPQKGHAVNLLDVPVPVSRKLSAREQRDCEVIERLIKSYFLIVRKNIQDSVPKAVMHFLVNHVKDCLQSELVGQLYKAVLLDDLLTESEDMAQRRNEAAEMLQALQKASQVIAEIRETHLW, encoded by the exons ATGGAGGCCCTCATACCTGTCATAAACAAGCTGCAAGATGTTTTTAACATGGTGGGCGCGGACATAATTCATCTGCCGCAGATAGTTGTTGTGGGGACTCAG AGCAGCGGCAAGAGTTCTGTATTAGAGAGCCTTGTCGGCAGGGACGTACTTCCACGTGGCACGGGCATCGTGACCCGCCGGCCCCTGATCCTACAGCTAGTCCACATCGACCCCGAAGACCGGCGGAAGAGCAGCGAAGAGAATG GCGTCGATGGCGAGGAGTGGGGCAAATTTTTGCACACCAAAAACAAG atttaCACAAATTTTCAGGAGATTCGTCAAGAAATTGAAGCAGAAACAGAAAGAATATCTGGCACTAACAAG GGTATCAGTGATGAACCCATTCACCTGAAGGTCTTCTCACCTCATGTTGTCAATCTCACACTGGTGGATCTGCCCGGCATCACAAAG GTGCCTGTGGGAGACCAGCCCAAGGACATCGAGGTCCTGATCCGAGAACTGATTGTGAAGTACATATCCAACCCCAACTCCATAATCCTGGCTGTGACGGCTGCCAACACGGACATGGCGACGTCGGAGGCCCTGAAGGTGGCCCGGGAGGTTGACCCTGACG GCAGGAGGACGCTAGCAGTGGTCACCAAGCTGGATCTGATGGACGCAGGAACAGACGCCATGGATATACTGATGGGCCGAGTCATTCCCGTGAAGCTGGGCATTATTGGAGTCGTCAACAG TTGTGTGCTCATGACTTTTCACAGGAGCCAGCTGGATATCAATCAGAAGAAGTCTGTTGCGGATGCTATACGCGATGAATACGCTTTTCTACAGAAGAAGTACCCCTCCCTTGCAAACAGAAGTGGAACCAAATATCTAGCCAGGACACTGAATAG ACTGCTCATGCACCACATCAGAGACTGCCTCCCTGAGCTCAAAACCAGGATCAACGTGCTGGCAGCCCAGTACCAGTCACTCCTCAACAGCTACGGAGAGCCGGTGGAGGATAAAAGCGCCACATTGCTGCAGCTCATCACCAAGTTCGCCGCAGAGTACTGCAAGACTATCGAGGGCACGGCCAAGAACATCGAGACGGCCGAACT CTGTGGCGGCGCCAGGATCTGTTATATATTTCACGAGACGTTCGGCCGCACATTGGAGTCCGTCGATCCCTTGGGGGGCCTGACGACCATTGACGTGCTGACTGCAATCAGAAATGCAACG GGGCCGAGGCCTGCTTTATTTGTACCCGAGGTGTCCTTTGAGTTGCTGGTCAAGAGGCAAGTGAAGCGTCTGGAGGAGCCCAGTCTGCGCTGCGTGGAGCTGGTTCACGAGGAGATGCAGAGGATCATCCAGCACTGCAGCATCTACAGCACACAG GAGCTGCTGAGATTTCCAAAGCTCCATGACGCCATCGTAGAAGTGGTCACCTCCCTGTTGAGGAAGAGACTGCCAGTCACCAATGAAATG gTTCACAACCTGGTAGCGATCGAGCTGGCATACATCAACACCAAGCACCCCGACTTTGCTGATGCCTGTGGCCTCATGAACCATAATATTGAG gagcagAGACGCAACAGGATGAGGGACCTGCCCTCTGCCGTCCCCCGAGACAAG GCGGCAGCAGGTGGCGCTCAGGGCAGCTCTTCAAGCGAGCAGACGGAAGGTGGGACGGGGAACTGGAGGGGAATGCTGAAAAGGGGAGAGGACGGTGCCGGTGACAGGGTGGTGCCCCAGACCCCCCTCCTCAGCAGCCCACAAAAGGGCCACGCTGTTAATTTACTAGATGTG CCTGTTCCAGTATCCAGAAAGTTGTCCGCTCGGGAGCAGCGAGACTGTGAGGTCATTGAGAGACTCATCAAGTCCTATTTTCTTATCGTACGGAAGAACATCCAGGACAG CGTGCCCAAGGCGGTGATGCACTTCCTGGTGAACCACGTGAAAGACTGCCTGCAGAGTGAGCTAGTGGGCCAGCTGTATAAGGCCGTGCTGTTGGATGACCTGCTGACAGAATCGGAGGACATGGCACAGCGACGCAACGAGGCGGCCGAGATGCTCCAG GCGCTGCAGAAAGCCAGCCAGGTGATAGCAGAGATCAGAGAAACACACTTATGGTGA
- the dnm1l gene encoding dynamin-1-like protein isoform X2, with product MEALIPVINKLQDVFNMVGADIIHLPQIVVVGTQSSGKSSVLESLVGRDVLPRGTGIVTRRPLILQLVHIDPEDRRKSSEENGVDGEEWGKFLHTKNKIYTNFQEIRQEIEAETERISGTNKGISDEPIHLKVFSPHVVNLTLVDLPGITKVPVGDQPKDIEVLIRELIVKYISNPNSIILAVTAANTDMATSEALKVAREVDPDGRRTLAVVTKLDLMDAGTDAMDILMGRVIPVKLGIIGVVNRSQLDINQKKSVADAIRDEYAFLQKKYPSLANRSGTKYLARTLNRLLMHHIRDCLPELKTRINVLAAQYQSLLNSYGEPVEDKSATLLQLITKFAAEYCKTIEGTAKNIETAELCGGARICYIFHETFGRTLESVDPLGGLTTIDVLTAIRNATGPRPALFVPEVSFELLVKRQVKRLEEPSLRCVELVHEEMQRIIQHCSIYSTQELLRFPKLHDAIVEVVTSLLRKRLPVTNEMVHNLVAIELAYINTKHPDFADACGLMNHNIEEQRRNRMRDLPSAVPRDKAAAGGAQGSSSSEQTEGGTGNWRGMLKRGEDGAGDRVVPQTPLLSSPQKGHAVNLLDVPVPVSRKLSAREQRDCEVIERLIKSYFLIVRKNIQDSVPKAVMHFLVNHVKDCLQSELVGQLYKAVLLDDLLTESEDMAQRRNEAAEMLQALQKASQVIAEIRETHLW from the exons ATGGAGGCCCTCATACCTGTCATAAACAAGCTGCAAGATGTTTTTAACATGGTGGGCGCGGACATAATTCATCTGCCGCAGATAGTTGTTGTGGGGACTCAG AGCAGCGGCAAGAGTTCTGTATTAGAGAGCCTTGTCGGCAGGGACGTACTTCCACGTGGCACGGGCATCGTGACCCGCCGGCCCCTGATCCTACAGCTAGTCCACATCGACCCCGAAGACCGGCGGAAGAGCAGCGAAGAGAATG GCGTCGATGGCGAGGAGTGGGGCAAATTTTTGCACACCAAAAACAAG atttaCACAAATTTTCAGGAGATTCGTCAAGAAATTGAAGCAGAAACAGAAAGAATATCTGGCACTAACAAG GGTATCAGTGATGAACCCATTCACCTGAAGGTCTTCTCACCTCATGTTGTCAATCTCACACTGGTGGATCTGCCCGGCATCACAAAG GTGCCTGTGGGAGACCAGCCCAAGGACATCGAGGTCCTGATCCGAGAACTGATTGTGAAGTACATATCCAACCCCAACTCCATAATCCTGGCTGTGACGGCTGCCAACACGGACATGGCGACGTCGGAGGCCCTGAAGGTGGCCCGGGAGGTTGACCCTGACG GCAGGAGGACGCTAGCAGTGGTCACCAAGCTGGATCTGATGGACGCAGGAACAGACGCCATGGATATACTGATGGGCCGAGTCATTCCCGTGAAGCTGGGCATTATTGGAGTCGTCAACAG GAGCCAGCTGGATATCAATCAGAAGAAGTCTGTTGCGGATGCTATACGCGATGAATACGCTTTTCTACAGAAGAAGTACCCCTCCCTTGCAAACAGAAGTGGAACCAAATATCTAGCCAGGACACTGAATAG ACTGCTCATGCACCACATCAGAGACTGCCTCCCTGAGCTCAAAACCAGGATCAACGTGCTGGCAGCCCAGTACCAGTCACTCCTCAACAGCTACGGAGAGCCGGTGGAGGATAAAAGCGCCACATTGCTGCAGCTCATCACCAAGTTCGCCGCAGAGTACTGCAAGACTATCGAGGGCACGGCCAAGAACATCGAGACGGCCGAACT CTGTGGCGGCGCCAGGATCTGTTATATATTTCACGAGACGTTCGGCCGCACATTGGAGTCCGTCGATCCCTTGGGGGGCCTGACGACCATTGACGTGCTGACTGCAATCAGAAATGCAACG GGGCCGAGGCCTGCTTTATTTGTACCCGAGGTGTCCTTTGAGTTGCTGGTCAAGAGGCAAGTGAAGCGTCTGGAGGAGCCCAGTCTGCGCTGCGTGGAGCTGGTTCACGAGGAGATGCAGAGGATCATCCAGCACTGCAGCATCTACAGCACACAG GAGCTGCTGAGATTTCCAAAGCTCCATGACGCCATCGTAGAAGTGGTCACCTCCCTGTTGAGGAAGAGACTGCCAGTCACCAATGAAATG gTTCACAACCTGGTAGCGATCGAGCTGGCATACATCAACACCAAGCACCCCGACTTTGCTGATGCCTGTGGCCTCATGAACCATAATATTGAG gagcagAGACGCAACAGGATGAGGGACCTGCCCTCTGCCGTCCCCCGAGACAAG GCGGCAGCAGGTGGCGCTCAGGGCAGCTCTTCAAGCGAGCAGACGGAAGGTGGGACGGGGAACTGGAGGGGAATGCTGAAAAGGGGAGAGGACGGTGCCGGTGACAGGGTGGTGCCCCAGACCCCCCTCCTCAGCAGCCCACAAAAGGGCCACGCTGTTAATTTACTAGATGTG CCTGTTCCAGTATCCAGAAAGTTGTCCGCTCGGGAGCAGCGAGACTGTGAGGTCATTGAGAGACTCATCAAGTCCTATTTTCTTATCGTACGGAAGAACATCCAGGACAG CGTGCCCAAGGCGGTGATGCACTTCCTGGTGAACCACGTGAAAGACTGCCTGCAGAGTGAGCTAGTGGGCCAGCTGTATAAGGCCGTGCTGTTGGATGACCTGCTGACAGAATCGGAGGACATGGCACAGCGACGCAACGAGGCGGCCGAGATGCTCCAG GCGCTGCAGAAAGCCAGCCAGGTGATAGCAGAGATCAGAGAAACACACTTATGGTGA
- the dnm1l gene encoding dynamin-1-like protein isoform X3, which yields MEALIPVINKLQDVFNMVGADIIHLPQIVVVGTQSSGKSSVLESLVGRDVLPRGTGIVTRRPLILQLVHIDPEDRRKSSEENGVDGEEWGKFLHTKNKIYTNFQEIRQEIEAETERISGTNKGISDEPIHLKVFSPHVVNLTLVDLPGITKVPVGDQPKDIEVLIRELIVKYISNPNSIILAVTAANTDMATSEALKVAREVDPDGRRTLAVVTKLDLMDAGTDAMDILMGRVIPVKLGIIGVVNSCVLMTFHRSQLDINQKKSVADAIRDEYAFLQKKYPSLANRSGTKYLARTLNRLLMHHIRDCLPELKTRINVLAAQYQSLLNSYGEPVEDKSATLLQLITKFAAEYCKTIEGTAKNIETAELCGGARICYIFHETFGRTLESVDPLGGLTTIDVLTAIRNATGPRPALFVPEVSFELLVKRQVKRLEEPSLRCVELVHEEMQRIIQHCSIYSTQELLRFPKLHDAIVEVVTSLLRKRLPVTNEMVHNLVAIELAYINTKHPDFADACGLMNHNIEEQRRNRMRDLPSAVPRDKAAAGGAQGSSSSEQTEGGTGNWRGMLKRGEDGAGDRVVPQTPLLSSPQKGHAVNLLDVPVPVSRKLSAREQRDCEVIERLIKSYFLIVRKNIQDSVPKAVMHFLVNHVKDCLQSELVGQLYKAVLLDDLLTESEDMAQRRNEAAEMLQDENISQPGCK from the exons ATGGAGGCCCTCATACCTGTCATAAACAAGCTGCAAGATGTTTTTAACATGGTGGGCGCGGACATAATTCATCTGCCGCAGATAGTTGTTGTGGGGACTCAG AGCAGCGGCAAGAGTTCTGTATTAGAGAGCCTTGTCGGCAGGGACGTACTTCCACGTGGCACGGGCATCGTGACCCGCCGGCCCCTGATCCTACAGCTAGTCCACATCGACCCCGAAGACCGGCGGAAGAGCAGCGAAGAGAATG GCGTCGATGGCGAGGAGTGGGGCAAATTTTTGCACACCAAAAACAAG atttaCACAAATTTTCAGGAGATTCGTCAAGAAATTGAAGCAGAAACAGAAAGAATATCTGGCACTAACAAG GGTATCAGTGATGAACCCATTCACCTGAAGGTCTTCTCACCTCATGTTGTCAATCTCACACTGGTGGATCTGCCCGGCATCACAAAG GTGCCTGTGGGAGACCAGCCCAAGGACATCGAGGTCCTGATCCGAGAACTGATTGTGAAGTACATATCCAACCCCAACTCCATAATCCTGGCTGTGACGGCTGCCAACACGGACATGGCGACGTCGGAGGCCCTGAAGGTGGCCCGGGAGGTTGACCCTGACG GCAGGAGGACGCTAGCAGTGGTCACCAAGCTGGATCTGATGGACGCAGGAACAGACGCCATGGATATACTGATGGGCCGAGTCATTCCCGTGAAGCTGGGCATTATTGGAGTCGTCAACAG TTGTGTGCTCATGACTTTTCACAGGAGCCAGCTGGATATCAATCAGAAGAAGTCTGTTGCGGATGCTATACGCGATGAATACGCTTTTCTACAGAAGAAGTACCCCTCCCTTGCAAACAGAAGTGGAACCAAATATCTAGCCAGGACACTGAATAG ACTGCTCATGCACCACATCAGAGACTGCCTCCCTGAGCTCAAAACCAGGATCAACGTGCTGGCAGCCCAGTACCAGTCACTCCTCAACAGCTACGGAGAGCCGGTGGAGGATAAAAGCGCCACATTGCTGCAGCTCATCACCAAGTTCGCCGCAGAGTACTGCAAGACTATCGAGGGCACGGCCAAGAACATCGAGACGGCCGAACT CTGTGGCGGCGCCAGGATCTGTTATATATTTCACGAGACGTTCGGCCGCACATTGGAGTCCGTCGATCCCTTGGGGGGCCTGACGACCATTGACGTGCTGACTGCAATCAGAAATGCAACG GGGCCGAGGCCTGCTTTATTTGTACCCGAGGTGTCCTTTGAGTTGCTGGTCAAGAGGCAAGTGAAGCGTCTGGAGGAGCCCAGTCTGCGCTGCGTGGAGCTGGTTCACGAGGAGATGCAGAGGATCATCCAGCACTGCAGCATCTACAGCACACAG GAGCTGCTGAGATTTCCAAAGCTCCATGACGCCATCGTAGAAGTGGTCACCTCCCTGTTGAGGAAGAGACTGCCAGTCACCAATGAAATG gTTCACAACCTGGTAGCGATCGAGCTGGCATACATCAACACCAAGCACCCCGACTTTGCTGATGCCTGTGGCCTCATGAACCATAATATTGAG gagcagAGACGCAACAGGATGAGGGACCTGCCCTCTGCCGTCCCCCGAGACAAG GCGGCAGCAGGTGGCGCTCAGGGCAGCTCTTCAAGCGAGCAGACGGAAGGTGGGACGGGGAACTGGAGGGGAATGCTGAAAAGGGGAGAGGACGGTGCCGGTGACAGGGTGGTGCCCCAGACCCCCCTCCTCAGCAGCCCACAAAAGGGCCACGCTGTTAATTTACTAGATGTG CCTGTTCCAGTATCCAGAAAGTTGTCCGCTCGGGAGCAGCGAGACTGTGAGGTCATTGAGAGACTCATCAAGTCCTATTTTCTTATCGTACGGAAGAACATCCAGGACAG CGTGCCCAAGGCGGTGATGCACTTCCTGGTGAACCACGTGAAAGACTGCCTGCAGAGTGAGCTAGTGGGCCAGCTGTATAAGGCCGTGCTGTTGGATGACCTGCTGACAGAATCGGAGGACATGGCACAGCGACGCAACGAGGCGGCCGAGATGCTCCAG
- the dnajb9a gene encoding dnaJ homolog subfamily B member 9a: MANAQSALKLAVCLLMITEQLLAKKDYYDILGLSKDATERQIKKAFHRLAMRYHPDKNNSPDAETRFREIAEAYEALSDATRRREYDQFGGSASFFTRAAQQGQRWAAHQSFSFKFDDIFKDFDIYSHNRHARHRRHLDEHSQQEPHGRHKRHFQGTGFFDDVLDDVERMFTLHRHPKQTENVFHSTSKQHCRTVTQRRGNMVTTYTDCTAS; the protein is encoded by the exons ATGGCCAATGCACAGTCAGCTTTAAAGTTAGCCGTGTGCCTCCTCATGATAACAGAGCAGCTTCTAGCTAAGAAGGATTACTACGACATACTGGGACTGTCTAAAGATGCCACTGAGCGGCAAATAAAGAAAGCTTTTCACAGGCTTGCCATGAGGTATCACCCCGATAAGAACAACAGTCCGGATGCAGAAACCAGATTCAGGGAAATTGCAGAAG CTTACGAAGCGCTATCAGATGCCACCAGAAGAAGGGAGTATGACCAGTTTGGCGGTAGCGCTTCATTTTTCACCAGAGCCGCGCAGCAGGGACAGAGATGGGCTGCCCACCAGTCTTTCAGCTTCAAATTCGACGACATATTCAAGGACTTTGACATCTACAGCCACAACAGGCACGCCCGCCACAGAAGACACTTAGACGAACACTCCCAGCAAGAGCCCCACGGCCGACACAAGAGACATTTTCAAGGGACGGGTTTCTTTGACGACGTGTTGGACGACGTAGAGAGAATGTTCACCTTGCACAGACACCCCAAACAGACTGAAAACGTGTTTCACAGCACGTCCAAGCAGCACTGTAGGACAGTGACGCAGCGCAGAGGAAATATGGTGACCACATACACAGACTGCACTGCATCCTAA
- the LOC129181311 gene encoding calcium-independent phospholipase A2-gamma-like isoform X2, whose translation MSHKWCPWVKLNRTFHSCKSACSPFPFSGTFHRSINVQHPHCGKTVSLNQEHIFHSRGVRARKAWLCRVYQLRQKPGLHTSGLFLNTSAPRWSAGLSQHMSRVRNTLDTVSKAVMQTDLLSKIVRLKPHKAGPSVVPTAEKTHSPVSAAPKHAASTPSSPTSAATLEATSTAFSSQPHNAAQATATVEVQEVKEKKLRRVAPAVGAEEPKQSSNEKALFHPSNFSVNLDETYNYLAHHINSYFGTKTVEKKDHVDKSAASPHQQSNDLLRNKPPPPPAAPTSPKKGLGHYLSYSAPTVQAFVGNYIAPLVPKFRTGESKSATDEANKLGDEAAVKQVEVGISKEHKAATEEKAKKLLLQREKIIARVSVDNRTRALVQALHRATDVRVFISRVEDLSYHLLEFPETCGVAVKEKVIPCLLRLQQASDPRLREAVREALALVGYHKPVKGRGIRILSIDGGGLRGLLALQTLHKLETLSGKPIYKLFDYICGVSTGAILGFMLGVFQMPTDQCDNLYRKLGPDVFKQNVIVGTVKMGWSHAFYDSEAWESILKEKMGSHLLVETSRNPECPKVAAVSTIVNRGTPLKAYVFRNYNLLPGVRSHYLGGCQHQLWQAIRATSAAPGYFQEFPLGSDLHQGDHLNLAVTFCGRSQRKGGMAQFAMKTSDLEVLSGTASNTDDLVILSTSMWPFFFST comes from the exons ATGAGTCACAAATGGTGTCCCTGGGTTAAACTAAACAGAACGTTTCATTCATGCAAATCAGCATGCTCCCCATTTCCCTTCTCAGGTACCTTCCACCGCTCAATCAATGTGCAACATCCTCATTGCGGCAAGACTGTCTCCCTCAACCAGGAGCACATCTTCCACTCACGGGGGGTCCGAGCTCGAAAGGCATGGCTCTGCAGGGTTTACCAACTTAGACAGAAGCCGGGGCTCCACACCAGCGGCTTGTTTTTGAACACCTCGGCACCGCGTTGGTCTGCAGGCCTCAGCCAACACATGTCACGAGTGAGAAATACGCTGGACACAGTTTCTAAAGCTGTGATGCAAACGGACCTTCTCTCCAAGATCGTCAGACTCAAACCCCACAAGGCTGGGCCAAGTGTGGTGCCGACTGCGGAAAAAACACACAGTCCTGTTTCTGCCGCCCCCAAGCATGCAGCTAGCACTCCTTCTAGTCCAACATCTGCAGCTACTTTGGAGGCCACTTCCACTGCCTTCTCTTCGCAGCCTCACAACGCCGCACAAGCCACTGCCACTGTAGAGGTGCAGGAAGTGAAGGAGAAAAAGCTGAGGCGTGTCGCTCCGGCTGTCGGAGCAGAGGAGCCTAAACAATCATCTAATGAGAAAGCGCTTTTCCACCCCAGCAACTTTTCAGTCAACCTGGATGAAACCTACAACTACTTGGCCCATCACATTAATTCCTACTTCGGTACAAAAACTGTGGAGAAGAAAGACCATGTCGATAAATCTGCCGCATCTCCACATCAACAATCAAATGACCTCTTGCGTAATaaaccacctcctcctcctgctgctcccACATCCCCCAAGAAAGGTTTGGGCCACTACCTGTCCTATTCCGCTCCCACCGTGCAAGCTTTTGTGGGCAACTACATCGCCCCCTTGGTGCCAAAGTTCAGGACGGGGGAGTCCAAAAGTGCGACAGATGAAGCCAACAAGCTTGGGGATGAAGCGGCAGTGAAGCAGGTGGAGGTCGGCATCAGTAAAGAGCACAAGGCGGCGACAGAGGAGAAGGCCAAGAAACTTCTGCTCCAAAGGGAAAAG ATCATTGCCAGGGTGAGCGTGGACAATCGAACCCGTGCTCTGGTGCAAGCACTCCACAGGGCCACGGACGTGAGGGTCTTCATCAGCAGAGTGGAGGACCTCAGCTACCATCTCCTGGAGTTTCCTGAGACTTGTGGGGTTGCTGTCAAG GAGAAAGTAATCCCCTGCCTGCTGCGTCTCCAACAAGCAAGCGACCCCAGGCTGAGGGAAGCAGTGAGAGAAGCGCTTGCTCTGGTGGGCTACCATAAGCCAGTTAAAGGCCGAGGCATACGGATCCTGTCCATCGATGGAGGAGGTTTACG GGGACTTCTTGCCCTTCAGACGTTGCACAAATTGGAAACCCTGAGTGGCAAGCCCATTTACAAACTGTTTGATTATATTTGTGGTGTCAGCACAG GTGCTATCCTGGGGTTCATGCTGGGCGTCTTCCAGATGCCGACCGACCAGTGCGACAACCTGTACCGCAAGCTGGGCCCGGACGTTTTCAAGCAAAATGTGATCGTTGGCACGGTGAAGATGGGGTGGAGCCACGCTTTCTACGACAGCGAAGCCTGGGAGAGCATCCTCAA AGAAAAAATGGGCTCACACCTCCTTGTGGAGACTTCGAGAAACCCGGAATGTCCGAAA GTGGCAGCAGTGAGCACCATCGTGAACAGGGGCACACCACTGAAGGCCTATGTGTTCAGGAACTACAACCTGCTGCCAGGGGTGCGCTCCCACTACCTGGGGGGCTGCCAGCACCAGCTCTGGCAGGCTATCCGTGCCACATCTGCGGCTCCAGGGTATTTCCAGGAATTCCCCTTGGGGAGTGACCTCCACCAG GGAGATCATTTGAACCTCGCCGTGACCTTTTGCGGAAGATCCCAAAGGAAAGGAGGAATGGCCCAATTTGCCATGAAGACCTCTGACCTGGAAGTCCTAAGTGGCACCGCTTCCAACACTGACGACCTTGTCATCCTTTCCACCAGCATGTGGCCCTTTTTCTTCTCAACATAA